Proteins encoded in a region of the Colius striatus isolate bColStr4 chromosome 18, bColStr4.1.hap1, whole genome shotgun sequence genome:
- the RAB11FIP4 gene encoding rab11 family-interacting protein 4 isoform X1 produces the protein MTLAQQEVHHESDMDSAIESAQSSEASDVCRSEEKDGVLGDLFLPGDKSSPHNPSAASDLSTYSTASLISNEEQFEDYGEGDDVDFTPSSPCPDDDTRTNAYSDLGSSVSSSAGQTPRKMRHVYNSELLDVYCSQCCKKINLLNDLEARLKNLKANSPNRKISSTAFGRQLFHYSNFSSSNGSTEDLFRDSIDSCDNDITEKVTYLEKKVTELENDSLTNGDLKSKLKQENTQLVHRVHELEELLKDQETSAEQTLEEEIKRHREAYSKYEKEKGTEIELLNTRVQQLEDENGELKTTVTRLKSQTERLDEERQRMSDRLEDTSLRLKDEMDLYKRMMDKLRQNRLEFNKEREATQELIEDLRKELEHLQLYKLECERPGRGRSSSSSVSEFNAKTREVEMEHEIKRLKQENQKLRDQNDDLNGQILSLSLYEAKNLFATQTKAQSLAAEIDSASRDELMEALKEQEEINYRLRQYMDKIILAILDHNPSILEIKN, from the exons ATGACTCTGGCACAGCAGGAGGTTCACCATGAGTCTGACATGGACAGTGCTATCGAGAGTGCCCAGAGCTCGGAGGCCTCTGACGTTTGTCGGAGCGAAGAGAAGGATGGTGTGCTTGGTGACCTGTTTCTGCCTGGTGACAA GTCAAGTCCTCACAACCCTTCTGCAGCATCTGACCTCTCAACTTATTCCACCGCCTCTCTGATCAGTAATGAAGAACAGTTTGAAGACTATGGGGAAGGAGATGATGTGGATTTTACTCCCAGTAGCCCATGCCCTGATGATGACACCAGAACCAACGCCTACTCTGACCTTGGCTCATCTGTATCTTCCAG TGCTGGCCAAACACCCCGCAAAATGAGGCATGTCTATAACAGCGAGTTACTGGATGTTTACTGCTCACAGTGCTGCAAAAAGATAAATCTACTCAACGATTTGGAGGCCAGGCTGAaaaacttgaaagcaaacag CCCCAACAGGAAAATATCAAGCACAGCTTTTGGAAG ACAACTCTTCCACTACAGTAACTTCAGCAGCAGTAATGGCAGCACAGAAGACCTATTCAGAGACAGTATAGACTCCTGTGATAACGATATCACTGAAAAG GTGACGTacctagaaaaaaaagtgacagaaCTGGAGAATGACAGCCTGACAAATGGTGACCTGAAGAGCAAACTGAAACAAGAGAACACACAGCTTGTTCACAG AGTTCATGAGCTAGAAGAACTATTGAAGGACCAAGAAACATCGGCAGAACAGACACTGGAAGAAGAGATAAAGAGACATAGAGAAGCATATAGCaaatatgaaaaagagaaaggcacTGAAATTGAGCTGCTAAATACAAG GGTTCAGCAACTGGAAGATGAAAATGGTGAGCTGAAAACCACTGTCACGCGACTGAAATCACAAACAGAGAGACTGGATGAG GAAAGACAACGCATGTCGGACAGGTTGGAGGACACCAGTCTGCGGCTGAAGGACGAGATGGATTTGTACAAGAGAATGATGGACAAGCTGCGGCAGAACAGGCTGGAGTTTAACAAGGAGAGGGAAGCCACACAGGAG CTCATTGAAGACTTGCGGAAGGAACTGGAGCACCTGCAGCTGTACAAGCTGGAATGTGAGCGGCCTGGACGTGGGAGAAGCTCTTCATCCAGCGTGAGTGAATTCAACGCCAAGACCAGAGAGGTGGAAATGGAACATGAAATAAAACGGCTGAAGCAG GAGAATCAGAAACTTCGTGACCAAAATGATGATCTTAATGGACAGATCCTAAGTCTCAGTCTTTATGAAGCTAAAAACCTTTTTGCAACACAAACAAAAGCCCAGTCACTGGCTGCTGAAATTGATTCTGCATCAAGAGATGAG CTCATGGAGGCCCTTAAAGAACAGGAAGAGATAAATTACAGATTACGACAGTACATGGACAAGATCATTCTGGCAATCCTAGACCACAACCCATCTATCTTGGAAATAAAGAACTGA
- the RAB11FIP4 gene encoding rab11 family-interacting protein 4 isoform X2, with protein sequence MTLAQQEVHHESDMDSAIESAQSSEASDVCRSEEKDGVLGDLFLPGDNAGQTPRKMRHVYNSELLDVYCSQCCKKINLLNDLEARLKNLKANSPNRKISSTAFGRQLFHYSNFSSSNGSTEDLFRDSIDSCDNDITEKVTYLEKKVTELENDSLTNGDLKSKLKQENTQLVHRVHELEELLKDQETSAEQTLEEEIKRHREAYSKYEKEKGTEIELLNTRVQQLEDENGELKTTVTRLKSQTERLDEERQRMSDRLEDTSLRLKDEMDLYKRMMDKLRQNRLEFNKEREATQELIEDLRKELEHLQLYKLECERPGRGRSSSSSVSEFNAKTREVEMEHEIKRLKQENQKLRDQNDDLNGQILSLSLYEAKNLFATQTKAQSLAAEIDSASRDELMEALKEQEEINYRLRQYMDKIILAILDHNPSILEIKN encoded by the exons ATGACTCTGGCACAGCAGGAGGTTCACCATGAGTCTGACATGGACAGTGCTATCGAGAGTGCCCAGAGCTCGGAGGCCTCTGACGTTTGTCGGAGCGAAGAGAAGGATGGTGTGCTTGGTGACCTGTTTCTGCCTGGTGACAA TGCTGGCCAAACACCCCGCAAAATGAGGCATGTCTATAACAGCGAGTTACTGGATGTTTACTGCTCACAGTGCTGCAAAAAGATAAATCTACTCAACGATTTGGAGGCCAGGCTGAaaaacttgaaagcaaacag CCCCAACAGGAAAATATCAAGCACAGCTTTTGGAAG ACAACTCTTCCACTACAGTAACTTCAGCAGCAGTAATGGCAGCACAGAAGACCTATTCAGAGACAGTATAGACTCCTGTGATAACGATATCACTGAAAAG GTGACGTacctagaaaaaaaagtgacagaaCTGGAGAATGACAGCCTGACAAATGGTGACCTGAAGAGCAAACTGAAACAAGAGAACACACAGCTTGTTCACAG AGTTCATGAGCTAGAAGAACTATTGAAGGACCAAGAAACATCGGCAGAACAGACACTGGAAGAAGAGATAAAGAGACATAGAGAAGCATATAGCaaatatgaaaaagagaaaggcacTGAAATTGAGCTGCTAAATACAAG GGTTCAGCAACTGGAAGATGAAAATGGTGAGCTGAAAACCACTGTCACGCGACTGAAATCACAAACAGAGAGACTGGATGAG GAAAGACAACGCATGTCGGACAGGTTGGAGGACACCAGTCTGCGGCTGAAGGACGAGATGGATTTGTACAAGAGAATGATGGACAAGCTGCGGCAGAACAGGCTGGAGTTTAACAAGGAGAGGGAAGCCACACAGGAG CTCATTGAAGACTTGCGGAAGGAACTGGAGCACCTGCAGCTGTACAAGCTGGAATGTGAGCGGCCTGGACGTGGGAGAAGCTCTTCATCCAGCGTGAGTGAATTCAACGCCAAGACCAGAGAGGTGGAAATGGAACATGAAATAAAACGGCTGAAGCAG GAGAATCAGAAACTTCGTGACCAAAATGATGATCTTAATGGACAGATCCTAAGTCTCAGTCTTTATGAAGCTAAAAACCTTTTTGCAACACAAACAAAAGCCCAGTCACTGGCTGCTGAAATTGATTCTGCATCAAGAGATGAG CTCATGGAGGCCCTTAAAGAACAGGAAGAGATAAATTACAGATTACGACAGTACATGGACAAGATCATTCTGGCAATCCTAGACCACAACCCATCTATCTTGGAAATAAAGAACTGA